In Pseudomonas sp. ADAK18, a single window of DNA contains:
- a CDS encoding DUF1120 domain-containing protein: MKKIFGLTMGVICLAASLSAQATTVAQLVVRGTITPAACNLSLAGGGIIDYGVIRSGELSQTAFNPREERTTSLVVNCGATPAKFGLALTDLQAGSKVPGILGTGFTEAQNYGLGAVGTRRTGGYSVTLRDLRSSGVVLNPIMRVSNGAWQNSDGKVAQTPSQYSWRNGVTVTPASIAQLTGVIAVKAVINRAQDLDLTRDVTLDGRATLVLSYI, encoded by the coding sequence ATGAAAAAAATATTTGGTTTGACTATGGGTGTTATTTGCCTGGCAGCAAGTCTCAGTGCTCAAGCAACGACCGTTGCGCAGTTGGTGGTCAGGGGTACGATCACGCCGGCGGCATGTAACCTGAGCCTGGCGGGTGGCGGGATCATCGACTACGGCGTGATCCGTTCCGGGGAGCTGTCCCAAACGGCCTTCAACCCCCGTGAAGAGAGGACGACCTCGCTGGTTGTCAACTGTGGGGCGACACCCGCAAAGTTCGGCCTGGCCCTGACTGATCTGCAGGCTGGCAGCAAGGTACCCGGAATATTGGGTACCGGCTTTACCGAGGCCCAGAACTACGGACTGGGCGCTGTGGGTACCCGCCGTACTGGCGGCTACTCGGTCACCCTCAGGGACCTGAGGTCGTCGGGTGTCGTGCTGAACCCGATCATGCGCGTCAGCAACGGTGCCTGGCAGAACAGTGATGGCAAAGTCGCCCAAACACCTAGCCAGTATTCATGGCGCAACGGAGTGACCGTTACTCCCGCTTCGATCGCTCAACTGACGGGTGTTATTGCTGTAAAAGCCGTGATCAACAGGGCGCAAGATTTGGATCTCACCCGGGATGTTACTTTGGATGGGCGCGCCACTTTAGTATTAAGTTACATCTAA
- the ppx gene encoding exopolyphosphatase: MPQSQAKNLSLIAAIDLGSNSFHMVVAKAQNGEIRILERLGEKVQLAAGIDDERQLNEESMQRGLDCLKRFAQLINGMPLGAVRIVGTNALREARNRGEFIRRAEEILGHPVEVISGREEARLIYLGVSHTLADTPGKRLVADIGGGSTEFIIGQRFEPLLRESLQMGCVSYTQRYFKDGKITPARYAQAYTAARLEIMSIEHALHRLTWDEAIGSSGTIRAIGLALKAGGHGTGEVNAEGLAWLKRKLFKLGDAEKIDFDGIKPDRRAIFPAGLAILEAIFDALELQRMDHCDGALREGVLYDLLGRHHHEDVRERTLSSLMERYHVDLEQAARVERKALHAFDQVAEDWDLEDGVWRELLGWAAKVHEVGLDIAHYHYHKHGAYLIEHSDLAGFSREDQQMLALLVRGHRRNIPKDKFAEFGDDGIKLIRLCALLRFAILFHHIRGTQEMPQVTLRAHGHSLDVVFPKNWLDENQLTQADFAQEAEWLTRVGFSLNVR; encoded by the coding sequence ATGCCGCAATCCCAAGCCAAGAATCTGTCCCTGATCGCCGCCATCGACCTGGGCTCCAACAGTTTTCACATGGTCGTGGCCAAGGCCCAGAACGGCGAGATCCGCATCCTTGAGCGGCTCGGCGAGAAAGTACAATTGGCTGCCGGGATCGACGACGAGCGTCAGCTCAATGAAGAGTCCATGCAGCGCGGGCTCGATTGTCTCAAGCGCTTCGCCCAACTGATCAACGGCATGCCCCTGGGCGCTGTACGCATTGTCGGCACTAACGCCCTGCGTGAAGCCCGCAACCGTGGCGAGTTCATCCGCCGCGCCGAGGAAATCCTCGGGCACCCGGTGGAAGTCATCTCCGGCCGTGAAGAAGCGCGCCTGATCTACCTCGGCGTGTCCCACACCCTGGCCGACACCCCAGGCAAGCGCCTGGTGGCAGACATCGGCGGCGGCAGTACCGAGTTCATCATCGGCCAGCGTTTCGAGCCACTGCTGCGCGAAAGCCTGCAGATGGGTTGCGTCAGCTATACCCAGCGCTATTTCAAGGACGGCAAGATCACTCCGGCCCGTTACGCCCAGGCTTATACAGCTGCTCGGCTGGAGATCATGAGCATCGAGCACGCCCTGCACCGCCTGACCTGGGATGAAGCCATTGGCTCGTCCGGCACCATCCGCGCCATCGGCCTGGCCCTCAAGGCCGGCGGCCACGGTACCGGCGAGGTCAACGCCGAAGGGCTAGCCTGGCTCAAGCGCAAGCTGTTCAAGTTAGGGGACGCCGAGAAAATCGACTTCGACGGCATCAAGCCGGATCGCCGGGCAATCTTCCCCGCTGGCCTGGCGATTCTCGAAGCGATCTTCGACGCCCTCGAACTGCAACGCATGGACCACTGCGACGGCGCCCTGCGCGAAGGCGTGCTCTATGACCTGCTGGGCCGCCATCATCATGAAGACGTCCGTGAGCGCACTCTCAGTTCGTTGATGGAGCGCTACCATGTCGACCTGGAGCAGGCGGCACGAGTTGAGCGCAAGGCGCTGCATGCCTTTGATCAAGTGGCTGAAGACTGGGACTTGGAAGACGGCGTCTGGCGCGAACTGCTGGGTTGGGCGGCCAAGGTCCATGAAGTGGGTCTGGACATCGCCCACTACCATTACCACAAGCATGGCGCCTACCTGATCGAACACTCGGACCTGGCCGGGTTTTCCCGGGAAGACCAGCAAATGCTCGCGCTACTGGTGCGCGGTCATCGGCGCAATATCCCCAAGGATAAATTCGCCGAGTTCGGCGACGATGGCATCAAGCTGATCCGCCTGTGTGCGCTGCTGCGCTTCGCGATCCTGTTCCACCACATTCGCGGCACCCAGGAAATGCCCCAGGTGACCCTTCGCGCCCATGGTCACAGCCTGGACGTGGTGTTCCCGAAGAACTGGCTGGATGAAAACCAACTGACCCAGGCGGACTTCGCCCAGGAAGCCGAGTGGCTGACGCGGGTTGGGTTCAGCCTGAACGTGCGCTGA
- the ppk1 gene encoding polyphosphate kinase 1 — protein MNTEGLSEVAVKDAHPVVEQVTETPPELEPAPPAVVAEVHAVTPAIAIPNLDDSSLYIHRELSQLQFNIRVLEQALDESYPLLERLKFLLIFSSNLDEFFEIRVAGLKKQITFAREQAGADGLQPHQALARISELVHGHVDRQYAILNDILLPELEKHQVRFIRRRHWTTKIKTWVRRFFRDEIAPIITPIGLDPTHPFPLLVNKSLNFIVELEGIDAFGRDSGLAIIPAPRLLPRIIKVPEEVGGAGDNYVFLSSMIHAHADDLFQGMKVKGCYQFRLTRNADLALDSEDVEDLARALRGELFSRRYGDAVRLEVADTCPKHLSDYLLKQFNLGETELYQVNGPVNLTRLFSITGLDSHPELQYTPFTPQIPKLLQNSENIFSVVSKQDILLLHPFESFTPVVDLLRQAAKDPHVLAVRQTLYRSGANSEIVDALVDAARNGKEVTAVIELRARFDEESNLQLASRLQAAGAVVIYGVVGFKTHAKMMLILRREAGEIVRYAHLGTGNYHAGNAKLYTDYSLLTSDDALCEDVGKLFSQLIGMGKTLRMKKLLHAPFTLKKGMLDMIARETQFALEGKPAHIIAKFNSLTDPKIIRALYKASQSGVRIDLVVRGMCCLRPGIAGVSHNIHVRSIIGRFLEHTRVFYFLNGGEEQMFLSSADWMERNLDKRVETCFPVEGKKLIMRVKKELESYLTDNTHSWSLQSDGRYVRNTPTGNQNPRSAQATLLERLGSPILTVN, from the coding sequence ATGAATACCGAAGGACTCTCAGAAGTTGCAGTAAAAGACGCTCACCCGGTGGTCGAACAAGTCACCGAGACGCCACCGGAGCTGGAGCCCGCACCGCCTGCCGTAGTGGCGGAGGTGCACGCCGTGACACCGGCGATCGCGATTCCGAACCTGGATGACAGCAGTCTGTACATCCATCGTGAGCTGTCACAACTGCAATTCAACATCCGCGTGCTGGAACAGGCGCTGGATGAGTCCTACCCGCTGCTGGAGCGGCTGAAGTTCCTGCTGATCTTCTCCAGCAACCTGGACGAGTTCTTCGAGATTCGTGTCGCCGGCCTCAAGAAACAGATCACCTTCGCCCGTGAACAGGCGGGTGCCGATGGCTTGCAACCGCATCAAGCCCTGGCGCGCATCAGCGAGCTGGTGCACGGGCATGTCGATCGCCAATACGCGATCCTCAACGACATTCTGTTGCCGGAGTTGGAAAAACATCAGGTTCGTTTCATCCGTCGCCGACACTGGACCACCAAGATCAAGACGTGGGTGCGCCGCTTTTTCCGCGATGAGATCGCTCCGATCATCACCCCCATCGGTCTGGACCCGACGCACCCGTTCCCGTTGCTGGTGAACAAGAGTTTGAACTTCATCGTCGAGCTGGAAGGTATCGACGCCTTCGGTCGCGATTCGGGCTTGGCGATCATTCCGGCACCGCGTCTGCTGCCACGGATCATCAAGGTACCGGAAGAAGTGGGGGGCGCTGGCGATAACTATGTATTCCTCTCGTCGATGATCCACGCCCACGCCGATGACCTGTTCCAGGGCATGAAGGTCAAGGGCTGCTACCAGTTCCGTCTGACCCGTAACGCCGACCTGGCACTGGACTCCGAAGACGTCGAAGACTTGGCCCGTGCCCTGCGCGGCGAGCTGTTCTCCCGGCGTTACGGTGATGCAGTGCGCCTGGAAGTGGCAGATACCTGCCCTAAACACCTGTCGGACTACCTGCTCAAGCAGTTCAACCTGGGCGAGACCGAGCTGTATCAGGTCAACGGTCCGGTGAACCTGACGCGTCTGTTCAGCATCACCGGCCTGGACAGTCATCCGGAGCTGCAATACACGCCTTTCACCCCGCAGATCCCGAAACTGCTGCAAAACAGCGAGAACATCTTCAGCGTGGTCAGCAAGCAGGATATTTTGCTGCTGCACCCGTTTGAGTCGTTTACCCCGGTGGTCGACCTGCTGCGCCAGGCCGCCAAGGACCCGCATGTCCTGGCCGTGCGCCAGACCCTGTACCGCAGCGGTGCCAACTCGGAAATCGTCGATGCACTGGTGGACGCGGCGCGTAACGGCAAGGAAGTGACCGCCGTCATCGAATTGCGTGCGCGCTTCGACGAAGAGTCCAACCTGCAACTGGCCAGCCGCCTGCAAGCGGCTGGTGCGGTGGTGATCTACGGTGTGGTTGGATTCAAGACCCACGCCAAGATGATGCTGATCCTGCGCCGTGAAGCCGGTGAGATCGTGCGTTACGCCCACTTGGGCACCGGCAACTACCACGCCGGCAACGCCAAGCTTTACACCGACTACAGCTTGCTGACCTCCGACGACGCTTTGTGCGAAGACGTTGGCAAACTGTTCAGCCAGTTGATCGGCATGGGCAAGACCTTGCGCATGAAGAAGCTGCTGCATGCGCCGTTCACCCTGAAGAAGGGCATGCTCGACATGATTGCCCGGGAAACCCAGTTCGCCCTCGAAGGCAAGCCAGCGCACATCATCGCCAAGTTCAACTCGCTGACCGACCCGAAGATCATCCGCGCGCTGTACAAGGCCAGCCAGTCTGGGGTGCGTATCGACCTGGTGGTGCGTGGCATGTGCTGCTTGCGTCCGGGGATTGCCGGCGTCTCGCACAACATCCATGTGCGTTCGATCATCGGCCGCTTCCTGGAACACACACGGGTGTTCTACTTCCTCAATGGCGGTGAAGAGCAGATGTTCCTCTCCAGTGCTGACTGGATGGAGCGCAACCTCGACAAGCGTGTGGAGACTTGCTTCCCGGTGGAGGGCAAGAAGCTGATCATGCGGGTCAAGAAGGAATTGGAGAGTTATCTCACGGATAACACCCACAGCTGGAGCCTGCAGTCGGACGGCCGCTACGTGCGCAACACGCCGACCGGCAACCAGAACCCGCGCAGCGCCCAGGCGACGTTGCTGGAGCGGTTGGGTAGCCCGATTCTGACGGTGAACTAA
- a CDS encoding fimbria/pilus outer membrane usher protein, with product MGLATLWGLPGYVSAIELGEGFDLAALTSHGIDPQVSEYFRSAARFREGVHVVGLRVNGNPLGLVDARFDYQGQLCFTPGLLDKAGLLKPSGIIREGITPDQACHDFLGEFPATMVRLRPSSDEVTLVVPTQSLREPEWEAGSFSRDGAAALFNYDVLGFDTRSRGDSSRFMSAYTEAGFNLGSWIVRSRQFYVSDNGKTSTEHVHAFAQRDIAALQSTFQVGQISSNNPVFGGLQLSGFQFSPDGQLRTPAGSNDVVVEGLAQSQSRIEVRQAGALIYSTLVPEGPFKLTGLPLLNGTSDLEVSVIDVRGARRSFVVPAASFRGAAPVTPGYYMSLGKVRESSVDGHEQPVVAMASGTWGLGQASSLGFGLLSTDEYQAAGGTLNSIFFQRVAVGVRHNLSRDGRDSVSGARSTLSLSSPLFADIDMSLSATSQTRGYREVLEAGQSSRGDAFDGRFRNQYTTGLSWADPLLGGFSLNYTRSSQFDGRSVEHVFASWNKGFRHADVALIADSQVGGSRRRSHDKPAGRARDELLDEGVSIRLQVSIPLGEDRRLVSYASRRGDRLDAGTSLSERVNEYVNYEVGIERDLNDREQAMRGHVDVMPRYTRVGLGVSRDPLSTSYTGQLQGGVVAHARGLTFSPYAVQDTFGIVSVGDIGSAKVATPLGPVWTDYSGQAVIAGLPAYSSSRVEVQTQSLPKRIDLKNGAKVLAAGRGSFNNVDFEVVKVRRLLLEVRDEQGLPLPQGASVFDKDNTFLTSVAGEGMVFLSNVSELKTLKVSLPDSTTCLLQLNLEQEPNHDKLYETAPAICHAP from the coding sequence ATGGGGCTTGCGACACTGTGGGGGTTACCGGGCTATGTCTCTGCCATTGAGCTGGGAGAGGGCTTTGACCTTGCTGCCTTAACCTCTCATGGGATTGACCCGCAGGTTTCCGAATACTTTCGCAGTGCGGCGCGTTTTCGCGAGGGTGTCCATGTGGTGGGGCTGCGGGTCAACGGGAATCCTCTGGGGTTGGTAGATGCCCGCTTCGACTATCAGGGACAGCTGTGTTTCACCCCTGGATTGCTGGACAAAGCCGGCCTGTTGAAGCCGTCTGGAATCATTCGTGAGGGCATTACACCTGACCAGGCCTGTCATGACTTCCTCGGTGAGTTCCCTGCGACGATGGTGAGGCTGCGTCCGAGCAGCGATGAGGTCACGCTGGTGGTGCCCACCCAATCGTTACGTGAGCCCGAATGGGAGGCCGGCAGTTTTTCCCGGGACGGGGCGGCGGCTCTGTTCAATTACGACGTGCTGGGTTTTGATACTCGGTCACGGGGTGATTCCAGCCGCTTTATGTCGGCTTACACCGAAGCGGGCTTCAACCTTGGCAGCTGGATTGTTCGCAGTCGCCAATTCTATGTTTCCGACAATGGCAAGACCAGTACCGAGCATGTGCATGCCTTTGCCCAGCGTGATATCGCCGCGTTGCAGTCGACTTTTCAGGTAGGCCAGATATCGAGCAATAACCCGGTGTTCGGCGGGTTGCAGTTATCCGGATTCCAGTTTTCCCCCGACGGCCAGTTACGCACGCCTGCGGGCAGCAACGATGTGGTAGTCGAGGGGCTGGCCCAAAGCCAATCACGTATTGAGGTGCGTCAGGCTGGGGCATTGATCTACAGCACCTTGGTGCCGGAAGGTCCGTTCAAGCTGACAGGGTTGCCGTTGCTCAATGGCACGAGCGACCTTGAAGTGAGCGTTATTGACGTTCGTGGTGCAAGGCGCAGTTTTGTTGTGCCAGCCGCCTCCTTTCGCGGGGCGGCTCCGGTAACGCCTGGTTATTACATGTCGCTGGGCAAGGTGCGCGAGTCATCGGTCGACGGACACGAGCAACCGGTGGTGGCCATGGCCAGTGGGACTTGGGGGCTGGGGCAGGCGTCGTCCCTGGGGTTCGGCCTGTTGAGTACCGATGAGTATCAGGCGGCGGGCGGTACCCTGAACAGCATTTTTTTCCAGCGAGTGGCCGTCGGGGTGCGTCATAACCTGTCCCGCGATGGTCGGGATTCGGTGTCCGGGGCACGCAGTACGCTTTCCCTGAGCAGCCCGCTGTTTGCCGATATTGACATGAGCCTGAGTGCAACCTCCCAGACCCGTGGTTATCGCGAGGTACTTGAAGCCGGTCAGTCGTCGAGGGGGGACGCTTTTGATGGACGTTTCAGGAATCAATACACGACGGGCTTGAGCTGGGCCGACCCCCTCCTGGGGGGCTTCTCTCTCAATTACACACGCAGTTCGCAATTTGACGGACGCTCCGTAGAACACGTATTTGCTTCCTGGAACAAGGGATTCAGACACGCTGACGTGGCATTGATCGCAGATTCGCAAGTGGGCGGTTCACGGCGCCGCAGTCACGACAAACCTGCTGGCAGGGCGCGCGATGAGCTGTTGGACGAGGGCGTTTCCATTCGACTGCAGGTCAGCATTCCCTTGGGCGAAGACCGTCGTCTTGTTTCCTATGCCAGTCGTCGGGGCGACAGGCTCGACGCCGGTACATCGCTCAGTGAACGGGTCAATGAATATGTGAACTACGAGGTGGGCATCGAGCGCGACCTGAACGATCGTGAGCAAGCCATGCGGGGCCATGTGGACGTGATGCCGCGTTATACGCGTGTCGGGTTGGGTGTGAGCCGTGACCCATTGAGCACCAGTTACACAGGTCAGCTTCAAGGTGGCGTTGTGGCCCATGCGCGTGGGCTGACATTTTCACCTTATGCTGTTCAGGACACGTTTGGCATCGTCTCGGTGGGCGATATCGGGTCCGCCAAGGTCGCGACCCCGCTGGGCCCAGTATGGACGGATTACAGTGGCCAAGCGGTGATTGCCGGGCTACCGGCTTATAGCAGTAGCCGTGTGGAAGTGCAGACCCAATCCCTACCCAAGCGCATCGACCTGAAGAACGGCGCCAAAGTGCTCGCCGCCGGGCGGGGCTCTTTCAATAACGTGGATTTTGAGGTGGTGAAAGTTCGCCGCCTGTTGCTTGAGGTGCGTGACGAACAAGGCCTGCCACTGCCTCAGGGAGCCTCGGTGTTCGACAAGGACAACACCTTCCTGACCAGCGTCGCAGGCGAGGGGATGGTCTTCCTCAGTAATGTGAGTGAGCTGAAAACCCTAAAGGTTTCACTACCGGACTCAACCACCTGCCTGCTGCAACTGAACCTTGAGCAAGAGCCCAACCATGACAAACTCTACGAAACCGCTCCGGCGATCTGCCATGCGCCGTGA
- a CDS encoding fimbria/pilus chaperone family protein yields MTLLGCAGLYFYLSAMAMADGMQPETTVVVLYEEDAEATITIKNTDAGPALLHSVVENVPEDLEPLLIVTPPITRVEGGDTQLVRFISTSKVPLKTQRLKRVSFEGIPQARVPGGATIGITLRQNLPLILHPQGLPRHQTPWELLTWKRDGERLTVHNDSAYVVRLALEVQLLPQKHLATLPRTYILPGEVLTAAVDGPLKDLASVEIQPATVYGFSVDSYRAPVIADAR; encoded by the coding sequence ATGACGCTGTTGGGGTGTGCAGGTTTGTATTTTTATTTGTCCGCTATGGCCATGGCAGATGGTATGCAGCCTGAAACAACCGTTGTTGTTCTTTATGAAGAGGACGCAGAGGCGACAATCACGATCAAGAATACAGACGCAGGCCCGGCATTGCTTCACTCGGTGGTCGAGAATGTACCCGAGGATCTGGAGCCTTTATTGATCGTTACGCCACCCATTACTCGGGTAGAGGGTGGCGATACACAGCTTGTCCGTTTCATCAGCACCTCGAAGGTGCCACTCAAGACCCAACGGTTGAAGCGCGTTTCGTTCGAAGGCATTCCCCAGGCGCGTGTTCCGGGCGGGGCGACCATCGGCATTACCCTTCGGCAGAACTTGCCGTTGATCCTGCATCCCCAAGGTTTACCGAGGCACCAGACGCCTTGGGAGTTGTTGACGTGGAAACGGGACGGTGAGCGCTTGACCGTTCACAACGATAGCGCCTACGTCGTGCGTCTGGCGCTGGAGGTGCAACTGCTTCCGCAAAAACACCTGGCCACATTGCCGCGTACTTACATTTTGCCTGGCGAAGTCCTGACGGCAGCCGTGGATGGGCCATTGAAAGATCTGGCCTCGGTGGAGATTCAACCGGCCACGGTCTATGGGTTTTCGGTAGACAGCTACCGCGCGCCCGTCATTGCCGATGCGCGTTGA